One window of Cryptobacterium curtum DSM 15641 genomic DNA carries:
- a CDS encoding DUF1846 domain-containing protein, whose amino-acid sequence MRIGFDNEKYIALQASHIRERIDQFGGKLYLEFGGKLFDDYHASRVLPGFAPDSKIRMLQSLKDDVEIILAINANDIQKGKIRSDLGITYDEDLLRLMDIFRGMGFLVSGAVITRFTGQPDATIFHERLKELGIPSYLHYPIAGYPFDIEHIASEDGFGKNDYIETTRPLVVVTAPGPGSGKMATCLSQLYQDNMRGIKAGYAKYETFPVWNLPLRHPVNIAYEAATVDLDDANAIDPFHLEAHGETTVNYNRDIEVFPVLKAMLDKILGESPYASPTDMGVNMAGKAIIDDEACQEAAKQEIIRRYFRTAVEVKKTGVGKEQIAKLELLMNQVGVTQSQSPCRSAALLKEETTGAPAAAIEMPDGTVITGKTSTLLGCASSLLMNALKYAAGIPDINVINDDVITPICHLKVDSLHSRNPRLHSDETLLALSVTSASDPTAAELIKHIPDLQGCDAFFSVIISDTDARLYQKLGINACCEPKYEQRRYYHK is encoded by the coding sequence ATGCGTATCGGATTCGACAACGAGAAGTACATTGCCCTGCAAGCTTCGCATATCCGCGAGCGTATCGATCAGTTCGGCGGCAAATTGTATCTCGAGTTCGGCGGCAAATTGTTCGACGACTATCATGCCAGTCGTGTCCTCCCGGGGTTTGCGCCCGACAGCAAGATACGCATGCTCCAAAGCTTGAAGGACGATGTTGAAATCATCCTTGCGATCAACGCAAACGATATTCAGAAGGGCAAAATCCGCAGCGATCTGGGCATCACATACGATGAAGATCTGCTACGCCTGATGGACATCTTTCGGGGCATGGGATTTCTCGTGTCGGGCGCGGTTATCACCCGTTTTACTGGCCAACCTGACGCAACGATCTTCCATGAGCGCCTCAAAGAGCTCGGTATTCCGTCGTATTTGCACTACCCAATTGCCGGATACCCCTTTGATATCGAACATATTGCTTCCGAAGACGGCTTTGGCAAAAACGACTACATCGAAACCACTCGCCCCCTTGTAGTAGTAACTGCTCCAGGACCCGGCAGCGGCAAGATGGCTACCTGTCTTTCGCAGCTCTATCAAGACAACATGCGCGGTATTAAGGCCGGCTACGCTAAATACGAGACGTTCCCGGTGTGGAATTTGCCACTGCGCCATCCGGTTAATATTGCTTACGAGGCTGCCACTGTTGACCTTGACGATGCAAATGCCATCGACCCATTCCATTTGGAAGCACATGGCGAAACCACAGTGAATTACAACCGTGATATCGAAGTATTCCCCGTGCTTAAAGCCATGCTCGACAAGATTCTTGGCGAAAGCCCGTACGCCAGCCCCACCGACATGGGCGTCAATATGGCTGGCAAGGCGATTATCGATGATGAAGCGTGCCAGGAAGCCGCCAAACAGGAGATCATCCGTCGTTACTTCCGTACAGCAGTGGAAGTAAAGAAAACGGGTGTTGGAAAAGAACAGATTGCCAAGCTGGAACTGCTTATGAACCAGGTGGGGGTCACGCAGTCGCAATCCCCGTGTCGCAGTGCTGCCCTGCTTAAGGAAGAAACAACGGGTGCGCCGGCTGCTGCTATTGAAATGCCTGACGGTACTGTTATTACCGGCAAGACTTCTACCCTGCTTGGCTGCGCTTCATCACTTTTAATGAACGCCTTAAAGTATGCAGCGGGTATTCCGGATATTAACGTGATTAATGACGATGTCATCACACCCATCTGTCATCTAAAAGTCGATTCGCTCCACAGCCGCAATCCGCGCTTGCATTCCGATGAAACGCTACTTGCTCTTTCGGTAACAAGCGCAAGCGATCCAACGGCCGCCGAGCTTATTAAGCATATTCCCGACCTGCAAGGATGCGATGCGTTCTTTAGCGTGATCATTTCTGACACCGATGCGCGCCTGTATCAGAAACTCGGCATTAACGCGTGTTGCGAACCAAAATACGAACAGCGCCGCTACTATCACAAGTAA
- a CDS encoding nucleotidyl transferase AbiEii/AbiGii toxin family protein, with product MDNALVGKFPPRTLDKVERLLDLLAEIDEHSMLKDKLALHGGTAINLFMLNIPRLSVDIDLSYIGSVEKDVMLADRPTIEQSINEVARSQGYTVSGAKGGHAGRTFILNYRSQWGADHIKIDCIYMNRSPLTPIEHKVSQIRPELTVPVFSDNELIGGKVKAFFDRVKVRDLYDIANLKHVLDERSKKERVIAHKIILFYASMSATFPYGFGNRTDRFADKYIELKGQLYPMLRRDGVVPTLEELVTVAREFITAYVLPKNDSEVEYLTYFAHGQFDPSLLFSKTSMAHAALVNPEAQWKLQNIQKMQQNDE from the coding sequence ATGGATAACGCACTTGTAGGGAAGTTCCCACCACGCACGCTCGATAAAGTCGAGCGACTTCTTGATCTCCTTGCCGAAATTGACGAACACTCGATGCTCAAAGATAAACTTGCGCTCCACGGCGGAACTGCCATCAACTTATTCATGCTCAACATTCCTCGACTTTCCGTCGACATTGATCTCTCATATATCGGTTCGGTAGAAAAAGATGTAATGCTCGCTGACAGACCGACTATTGAACAATCCATCAACGAAGTTGCCAGATCACAGGGCTACACCGTTTCCGGTGCGAAAGGCGGCCATGCTGGCAGGACATTCATACTTAACTACAGGTCCCAATGGGGCGCAGATCATATCAAGATCGACTGCATCTATATGAACAGATCCCCTTTGACTCCAATCGAGCATAAGGTTTCTCAAATCAGACCGGAACTTACTGTGCCTGTCTTCTCTGATAATGAATTAATCGGTGGGAAGGTCAAAGCATTCTTCGACCGTGTGAAAGTACGAGATCTCTATGATATCGCTAACCTTAAGCACGTACTTGACGAACGCAGTAAGAAAGAACGTGTCATCGCACATAAAATCATTCTGTTCTACGCATCGATGTCTGCAACATTCCCATACGGATTCGGCAATCGAACAGATCGTTTTGCCGATAAGTATATCGAGCTTAAAGGGCAGCTTTATCCCATGCTTAGACGCGATGGAGTGGTGCCTACCCTTGAGGAATTAGTCACCGTAGCACGTGAGTTCATAACCGCTTACGTACTGCCAAAAAACGATAGTGAAGTCGAATATCTCACGTATTTTGCACACGGCCAGTTTGATCCATCCTTGCTCTTCAGTAAGACATCAATGGCTCACGCTGCGCTCGTAAATCCCGAAGCTCAGTGGAAATTGCAAAACATTCAAAAGATGCAGCAAAATGACGAGTGA
- a CDS encoding ABC transporter ATP-binding protein, which yields MAQIQRNAPLLELENATVRRSGRDILSIEKLTIERGEQVVVLGPNGAGKSTLVKLLTHEIHPLFREKPPVRFCGNPRPVTADIRRLVGVVSMTAQSQITVHLPVIEIVLGGLFGSLGIPARFKPTEGQRAKAHECLCELGIEQLEQHDILTLSTGQARRVLIARALVGDPSIMVLDEPSSGLDPEGAWHVRQSLAAMARAGRSIMLVTHLVEDIQPEMNRVLLVKDGRLVGDGAKVDMITQESLQTLFDVPLQVLRTEDGIYHAW from the coding sequence ATGGCACAAATTCAACGGAACGCACCCCTTCTCGAGCTTGAAAATGCCACGGTGCGGCGCAGCGGGCGTGACATCCTTTCAATTGAAAAGTTGACGATTGAGCGTGGTGAACAGGTCGTGGTGCTCGGTCCGAATGGCGCCGGCAAGTCAACGCTCGTCAAATTGTTAACGCACGAGATACATCCGCTTTTTCGTGAAAAGCCACCCGTGCGGTTTTGTGGGAATCCGCGGCCGGTGACAGCCGATATTCGTCGCCTGGTTGGCGTGGTGTCTATGACAGCGCAGAGCCAGATAACGGTGCATTTGCCGGTTATCGAGATTGTGCTCGGCGGTCTATTTGGCAGTTTGGGGATTCCTGCGCGGTTTAAGCCAACGGAAGGTCAACGTGCAAAGGCGCACGAGTGTTTGTGCGAACTAGGCATTGAACAGCTCGAACAGCACGATATTCTCACCCTATCGACGGGGCAGGCGCGCCGCGTTTTAATTGCCCGCGCATTGGTGGGTGATCCATCGATTATGGTTCTCGATGAGCCTTCGTCGGGTCTCGACCCCGAAGGCGCCTGGCACGTGCGTCAATCGCTTGCAGCCATGGCACGTGCGGGACGTAGCATCATGCTGGTGACGCATTTGGTGGAAGATATACAGCCCGAAATGAATCGTGTCCTGTTGGTGAAGGATGGGCGACTTGTCGGCGATGGTGCGAAGGTTGACATGATTACCCAAGAATCACTTCAAACGCTCTTTGACGTTCCTTTGCAGGTGTTACGTACTGAAGATGGTATCTATCACGCCTGGTAG